In a genomic window of Pseudoglutamicibacter albus:
- the acs gene encoding acetate--CoA ligase, with product MSENTAMDNLSHEDRSFPPGPDFVKNAVAHADLYERAAQDRLGYWAERSREALTWAEDFTTVLNDSEAPFYKWFEDGKLNAAYNAVDRHVEAGNGDRVAIYFEDETGATSTYTYAELATAVKKAANAFSELGVGSGDRIAVYMPMIPEAVITMLASARLGAIHSVVFAGFSADALRSRVDDAEAKLVVTADGNWRRGKPNPVKKVVDAALEADGHTVTNVVVVRNNKEEPETWVDGRDVWWHEVVENASDEHTAEAFEAEHPLFILYTSGTTGKPKGILHTTGGYLTQAAVTAKDTFDLHPETDVYWCTADIGWITGHSYVTYGPLINGATMLMYDGTMDTPDKGRWWDLVEKYKVTIMYTAPTAIRTAMKWGREIPDARDLSSLRVLGSVGEPINPEAWMWYREVIGANNGAGTDGAPGPRKEYPAPIVDTWWQTETGAHMISPLPGVTATKPGSAQTPVAGVTVDVVDDLGTPLGNGEAGLLVIREPWPSMLRGIWNDPERYKETYWDRFGDMYFAGDGAKKDKDGDLWLMGRVDDVMNVSGHRLSTTEIESSLVAHEAVAEAAVVGAADETKGEAVVAFVILSGDADSWPEDITEQLRQHVATDIGAIARPKAVFAVPELPKTRSGKIMRRLLKDVAEGRPAGDSSTLADTTVMNQISESMRNKG from the coding sequence ATGTCAGAGAACACGGCAATGGATAACCTGAGCCATGAGGATCGCTCGTTCCCTCCTGGCCCGGATTTCGTGAAGAACGCCGTCGCACACGCAGACCTTTACGAGCGCGCCGCGCAGGACCGCTTGGGCTATTGGGCGGAACGTTCGCGTGAGGCATTGACGTGGGCTGAGGATTTCACCACGGTTCTCAACGATTCTGAGGCGCCTTTCTATAAGTGGTTTGAGGACGGCAAGCTCAACGCTGCGTATAACGCTGTGGACCGTCACGTTGAGGCCGGAAACGGTGATCGTGTAGCGATCTATTTCGAGGACGAGACCGGCGCGACGTCAACCTACACGTACGCCGAGCTCGCTACGGCCGTGAAGAAGGCCGCCAACGCGTTCAGTGAGCTGGGTGTTGGTTCTGGGGACCGCATCGCTGTCTACATGCCGATGATCCCGGAGGCCGTGATTACGATGCTGGCCTCAGCCCGCCTCGGCGCGATCCACTCGGTTGTGTTCGCTGGTTTCTCTGCGGATGCTTTGCGTTCGCGTGTGGATGATGCGGAAGCCAAGCTGGTTGTCACCGCTGACGGGAACTGGCGCCGTGGGAAGCCGAATCCGGTCAAGAAGGTTGTGGACGCCGCTCTTGAGGCTGATGGCCACACGGTGACTAACGTTGTGGTTGTACGTAACAACAAGGAAGAGCCTGAAACATGGGTTGATGGCCGCGATGTGTGGTGGCACGAGGTCGTGGAGAACGCTTCGGATGAGCACACCGCTGAAGCGTTCGAGGCCGAGCATCCGCTGTTCATCCTCTACACCTCGGGAACCACAGGTAAGCCGAAGGGTATTCTGCACACCACCGGCGGCTACCTGACTCAGGCCGCGGTCACCGCGAAAGACACGTTCGATCTGCACCCAGAGACTGACGTTTACTGGTGCACCGCGGACATCGGCTGGATCACCGGCCACTCGTATGTCACCTACGGCCCGCTCATCAATGGCGCCACGATGTTGATGTACGACGGCACGATGGACACCCCGGATAAGGGCCGTTGGTGGGATCTTGTTGAGAAGTACAAGGTCACCATCATGTACACCGCTCCAACCGCTATCCGTACCGCTATGAAGTGGGGCCGCGAGATCCCTGACGCCCGCGACCTCTCGTCGTTGCGCGTGCTCGGTTCCGTGGGTGAACCGATCAACCCGGAAGCGTGGATGTGGTACCGCGAAGTCATTGGCGCGAACAACGGCGCCGGTACGGATGGCGCGCCGGGCCCACGCAAGGAATACCCCGCCCCGATCGTGGATACGTGGTGGCAGACCGAAACCGGCGCCCACATGATCAGCCCGCTACCGGGCGTCACGGCAACCAAGCCTGGCTCCGCGCAGACCCCTGTTGCGGGCGTGACCGTCGATGTTGTGGACGATTTGGGCACCCCGCTCGGCAACGGCGAAGCCGGCCTGCTAGTGATCAGGGAACCGTGGCCGTCCATGTTGCGCGGCATCTGGAACGACCCAGAACGCTATAAGGAAACCTACTGGGACCGCTTTGGCGACATGTACTTTGCAGGCGATGGTGCCAAGAAGGACAAGGACGGCGACCTGTGGCTCATGGGTCGTGTGGATGACGTCATGAACGTTTCCGGGCACCGCCTCTCCACCACCGAAATCGAGTCTTCACTCGTCGCTCACGAAGCGGTCGCTGAAGCCGCGGTGGTCGGTGCCGCGGATGAGACCAAGGGCGAGGCGGTTGTCGCGTTCGTGATCCTCAGCGGAGACGCCGATTCCTGGCCTGAAGACATCACGGAACAGCTGCGCCAGCACGTCGCTACCGACATCGGCGCGATCGCCCGCCCGAAGGCCGTATTCGCAGTACCTGAACTTCCAAAGACCCGCTCCGGCAAGATTATGCGTCGCTTGCTCAAGGACGTCGCTGAAGGACGCCCAGCAGGTGATTCCTCGACGTTGGCGGACACCACGGTGATGAACCAGATTTCCGAATCGATGCGGAATAAGGGCTAA
- a CDS encoding MarP family serine protease: MFLGLHLIDWILIILIIAQLWTGWRKAFLVSLGATAGFLAGATAAFFCVPLMARWIQDPAWRAAGLFLTFAVLLALGQGLGEATAAQIRRWMDRPRPRWWDRLGGSVLYFVATWITISALAFTWSALGMPWLSPQLANSKVVQSVRDTTPEVMERAFGEARLAVAALELPEISVPKLSLSGPAPGDPSPAASPHASIPEGAQTTEQQHSAKDSIARVSGIASACGVNQTGTSFAIAPDRLITNAHVVRGIEQPVVETPDGRALTGRTVTFDPRRDIAVIAVDGLGMQPLEMGPTLRAGDHATFMGFPAGGPYTVSHAAVKQRAAAQLPNIYGNGSSSVDVYQLAADVKRGNSGGPLVDDDGKFSGMIFAKSKDEDNVGYAITNDELKTIVAEAPNRTAAVPTGTCE, translated from the coding sequence GTGTTTCTAGGTCTGCACCTCATCGACTGGATTCTGATCATTCTGATCATCGCCCAGTTATGGACCGGTTGGCGTAAAGCGTTCCTTGTTTCTTTAGGTGCCACAGCGGGTTTTCTGGCTGGGGCTACCGCGGCGTTTTTCTGCGTCCCATTGATGGCCCGCTGGATTCAAGACCCCGCGTGGCGTGCCGCCGGCCTATTCTTGACATTCGCTGTCTTGTTGGCGCTCGGCCAGGGGCTCGGCGAAGCGACGGCGGCGCAGATCCGGCGTTGGATGGACCGTCCTCGCCCGCGTTGGTGGGACCGCTTGGGTGGTTCCGTGTTGTATTTCGTGGCGACCTGGATCACTATTTCAGCTCTCGCGTTCACGTGGTCTGCGTTGGGGATGCCGTGGCTTTCGCCGCAGCTAGCTAATTCCAAAGTGGTTCAGTCGGTGCGTGACACCACGCCGGAGGTTATGGAGCGCGCATTCGGCGAGGCTCGCTTGGCGGTGGCCGCGCTCGAGCTGCCGGAAATCTCCGTTCCGAAGCTCTCTCTTTCCGGCCCGGCCCCAGGGGATCCGTCGCCTGCAGCGTCACCGCATGCCTCAATCCCGGAAGGCGCCCAGACTACTGAGCAGCAGCACTCCGCGAAAGATTCCATCGCGCGTGTTTCCGGTATCGCGAGCGCGTGTGGCGTGAACCAGACAGGCACCTCATTCGCGATCGCGCCAGACCGTTTGATCACTAACGCCCACGTTGTGCGCGGCATCGAACAACCCGTTGTCGAGACCCCGGATGGTCGCGCACTCACGGGCCGGACGGTCACCTTCGATCCACGCAGAGACATCGCCGTGATCGCGGTGGATGGGCTCGGAATGCAGCCGCTTGAGATGGGGCCAACCCTGCGCGCTGGGGATCACGCTACGTTCATGGGCTTCCCTGCCGGCGGCCCGTACACGGTTTCGCATGCCGCTGTGAAGCAACGCGCGGCGGCCCAGTTGCCTAACATTTACGGCAACGGCTCATCTTCTGTGGACGTGTACCAGCTCGCCGCTGACGTCAAACGCGGTAACTCTGGCGGCCCGCTCGTGGATGATGACGGCAAGTTCAGTGGAATGATCTTCGCTAAGTCCAAGGATGAAGACAACGTTGGCTATGCGATCACCAACGATGAACTCAAAACCATCGTTGCCGAAGCCCCGAACCGGACCGCCGCCGTGCCAACAGGCACCTGCGAGTAG
- a CDS encoding Crp/Fnr family transcriptional regulator: MDIEVLRRAPLFAHLSDEAFNVLTEELTQVDLTRGMSVFHEGDQGDQLYVIISGKIKLGRTAADGRENLLALLGPGELFGEMALFDPHPRNATATAVTETHLAGLRHENLRRALATNPEVSAQLLQALARRLRRTNDSLADLVFSDVPGRVAKALLDLADRFGRPTADGILVPHELTQEELAQLVGASRETVNKALAEFVQRGWLRLEARAVVILDAQRLRQRSR; encoded by the coding sequence ATGGACATCGAGGTCCTTCGCCGGGCGCCGCTGTTCGCGCATCTGAGCGACGAAGCTTTCAACGTTCTGACCGAAGAACTCACCCAGGTCGATCTGACCCGTGGCATGTCCGTCTTCCACGAAGGCGATCAAGGCGATCAGCTCTACGTGATCATTTCCGGCAAGATCAAGCTTGGTCGCACCGCCGCAGACGGCCGTGAGAATCTTCTGGCCCTCCTCGGTCCGGGCGAACTGTTCGGCGAGATGGCGTTGTTTGATCCGCATCCGCGTAACGCGACAGCTACCGCCGTAACCGAGACCCACCTCGCTGGCCTGCGCCACGAAAACCTGCGCCGTGCACTCGCCACCAACCCTGAGGTTTCCGCGCAGCTACTGCAGGCGCTGGCCCGCCGCTTGCGCCGCACCAACGATTCGCTGGCAGACCTCGTGTTCTCCGATGTTCCAGGACGCGTGGCGAAAGCCCTCCTGGACCTCGCGGACCGTTTTGGCCGCCCGACTGCGGACGGGATCCTCGTTCCTCACGAGCTCACCCAGGAAGAGCTCGCTCAGCTGGTTGGCGCTTCCCGCGAGACCGTGAACAAGGCTCTGGCCGAGTTTGTGCAGCGCGGCTGGCTACGGCTTGAGGCTCGCGCCGTCGTAATCCTCGATGCCCAGCGCCTCCGCCAGCGTTCACGCTAG
- a CDS encoding NUDIX hydrolase: MKRLYRPLALNRRVYPVPRWERAAARNWFELEHPHPVRVRHASQVMVLDQQSHGLVTWLTQRQPDSPLGSIAPPSALVEPVDDDNVRWFGPSAREWAARIGTDDVAGARRSVMAAVRGLFLETGILLAGVSDVDIVDSLGSAEWTTARSEIQADSTRFSQWIEHRGWGLRTDLLRFVCRWESADYALRRVESTVFAIALPVGQEVSLPPGGDGWGAWVSVDRDEAAKQIAEPDGPASSIEPGRTWPGNADPSGAAMENSAAMNSATKNAAPWSEAVAPPIQAVMEEVNHARGLVAFMSQPRAWSHGRMELIHRMVGGFEWGLKLVTDHPAEQRRDT, encoded by the coding sequence TTGAAGCGTCTGTACCGCCCCTTGGCGCTGAACCGCCGGGTGTATCCGGTTCCACGGTGGGAGAGGGCCGCGGCCCGGAACTGGTTTGAGCTTGAGCATCCGCATCCGGTGAGGGTACGGCACGCGAGCCAGGTCATGGTTTTGGATCAGCAATCCCACGGCCTGGTCACATGGCTTACGCAGCGGCAACCGGACTCGCCGTTGGGGTCGATCGCGCCGCCATCGGCGCTGGTCGAGCCGGTCGATGACGACAACGTGCGATGGTTTGGGCCTTCCGCACGCGAATGGGCCGCCAGGATCGGTACCGATGACGTTGCAGGTGCGCGCCGCTCGGTGATGGCCGCGGTACGGGGGTTGTTCCTCGAGACAGGGATCCTGCTTGCAGGGGTCTCGGATGTGGACATCGTGGATTCGCTCGGTAGCGCTGAATGGACCACGGCACGGTCTGAGATCCAGGCGGACAGCACGCGGTTTTCCCAATGGATTGAGCATCGCGGATGGGGACTGCGCACTGATCTGTTGAGGTTCGTGTGCCGGTGGGAAAGCGCCGATTATGCTCTGCGCAGGGTCGAGAGCACCGTATTCGCTATCGCTTTGCCGGTAGGTCAGGAAGTCTCCCTACCCCCAGGCGGCGACGGCTGGGGTGCGTGGGTCTCGGTAGACCGCGATGAGGCCGCCAAGCAGATCGCAGAACCGGACGGTCCCGCATCCAGCATCGAGCCTGGCAGGACATGGCCTGGCAATGCGGACCCTAGCGGCGCAGCAATGGAGAACTCGGCTGCGATGAACTCGGCTACGAAGAACGCGGCACCTTGGTCTGAGGCTGTAGCCCCGCCAATCCAGGCCGTCATGGAAGAAGTGAACCATGCGCGCGGTCTGGTGGCGTTCATGTCACAACCGCGTGCATGGTCGCACGGGCGTATGGAGCTGATTCACCGGATGGTTGGCGGATTCGAGTGGGGACTCAAACTCGTGACAGACCATCCGGCTGAACAGCGCCGGGACACCTAG
- a CDS encoding RidA family protein — protein sequence MASAGQEGSGKQGSFEQRLSELGIELPEVVKPLAAYVPAVTFNGTVQTSGQLPMVDGQLPATGKVGGEVSAEQAYGLARTAAINALAAIRSELGSLDRVTRVVKVTGFVASTPDFTGQPGVVNGASELLGEIFGEAGTHARSAVGVPVLPLDSPVEVEVTVAFD from the coding sequence ATGGCATCTGCAGGTCAAGAAGGCAGCGGGAAGCAGGGCTCTTTCGAGCAGAGGCTGAGCGAGTTAGGGATTGAGTTGCCGGAGGTTGTGAAGCCGTTGGCGGCTTATGTTCCTGCGGTGACGTTCAACGGTACGGTCCAGACCTCAGGCCAGTTGCCGATGGTGGACGGCCAGTTGCCGGCAACCGGCAAGGTCGGTGGCGAGGTCAGCGCGGAGCAGGCGTATGGCTTGGCTCGTACCGCGGCGATCAACGCGTTGGCTGCGATCCGTTCGGAACTGGGCTCCTTGGACCGTGTGACTCGCGTTGTCAAGGTCACCGGGTTCGTGGCTTCAACTCCTGACTTCACGGGGCAACCGGGTGTAGTCAATGGCGCTTCCGAACTGTTGGGTGAGATCTTCGGGGAAGCGGGCACTCACGCGCGCTCAGCGGTTGGCGTTCCGGTTCTGCCGCTGGATTCTCCCGTTGAAGTCGAAGTCACCGTCGCATTCGATTGA
- a CDS encoding transglycosylase domain-containing protein, translating to MSQGKSLMSTSTSTVRRLIGFLLASVLAGALTAGTLVPLVVFTGTATNMASDAYASIPSFPKTTSVPESSVVYDRNGKVVARFFAQDRKPVKLKNISPWMQKAIVSVEDERFYEHGGADPRGILRAAVANLAGAGGQQGASTLTQQYVNNRNILNQIADGVPASELTISGNKSVADKAREIKWANEIEQTMSKDEILEGYLNLVLFSGTTYGVEAAAQRFFSIPAKKLSIEQSAMLAGMVQRPGYFNPLTNPEATKQRRDAVLSRMLHNEAITKEQYDKAVKKDLGLKPSDTKSGCTAAKEAPYFCTYVYWEILKNPEFGKTQQDREYLLLNGGLQIHTTLDMKLQKAANKQVREAVPEGDKGGLGSAIVSRDNKTGDILAMAQNTRFGTSEKNPAAYTEYNFTTDRSHGGSGGFQGGSTAKPWTAMAWIEAGKSVKSTVNASRRDYSGTSWDASCLPGKRYKIFEEWDVGNAIANQHKNMPMNKGLYWSINSATVAEAYQLDLCDITSVAERMGLLEGQVTTQGEPADAKSLASSGPSLVLGAQPVTPLAQARGFGAFANKGMICNNRVFTKIKGADGTKYKVPEPECKRVFEENDVSTLNSILTKIARERVVMGRFSAPTGGKTGTNDNATSTWFAGYTEGMTTVAWIGRKDGTTQLGLNNGIKLRGIPVRKGDSMTHAGPMWAKYMAQVYQNYDHGRIPNEVKQPHASSSDDSDEEVDSMPAPSSPRPSLGSAQGETASVESSSSSDSTQSSTTASSSGSSAPASSRSESRGASRSESSNPPRRNEQPARENNNGNRGNSGQEDD from the coding sequence ATGTCCCAAGGTAAGTCCCTCATGAGCACGTCTACCTCAACCGTGCGTAGACTCATCGGATTCTTGCTCGCAAGCGTCCTCGCTGGCGCGCTCACGGCAGGCACCCTGGTGCCTCTCGTGGTATTCACTGGCACAGCGACCAACATGGCTTCTGACGCTTACGCATCGATCCCGTCGTTCCCTAAGACCACGTCGGTGCCTGAGTCCTCGGTTGTTTATGACCGCAACGGCAAGGTCGTGGCGAGATTCTTCGCCCAAGACCGTAAGCCAGTCAAGCTCAAGAATATTTCGCCTTGGATGCAGAAAGCGATCGTCTCCGTTGAAGACGAGCGTTTCTACGAACACGGTGGTGCGGACCCGCGCGGTATCTTGCGTGCAGCTGTAGCTAACTTGGCGGGCGCTGGCGGCCAGCAGGGTGCGTCCACACTGACCCAGCAGTACGTCAACAACCGCAATATCCTCAACCAGATCGCTGACGGCGTTCCAGCTTCCGAGCTGACTATCTCCGGCAACAAGTCCGTTGCCGATAAGGCTCGGGAAATCAAGTGGGCCAACGAGATCGAGCAGACGATGAGCAAGGACGAGATCCTCGAGGGCTACCTCAACCTCGTCTTGTTCTCCGGAACCACCTACGGTGTCGAAGCCGCCGCGCAGCGTTTCTTCTCGATCCCTGCGAAGAAGCTCAGCATTGAGCAGTCCGCGATGCTCGCTGGCATGGTTCAGCGCCCGGGCTACTTCAACCCGCTCACTAACCCTGAAGCGACCAAGCAGCGCCGCGATGCCGTGTTGAGCCGTATGTTGCACAACGAGGCGATCACGAAGGAACAGTACGACAAGGCTGTCAAGAAGGACTTGGGACTGAAACCTTCTGACACCAAGTCAGGCTGCACGGCCGCGAAAGAAGCCCCATACTTCTGCACGTACGTGTACTGGGAAATCTTGAAGAACCCGGAGTTCGGTAAGACCCAACAGGACCGCGAATACCTGCTCCTCAACGGTGGTCTTCAGATCCACACAACCTTGGACATGAAGCTGCAGAAGGCAGCGAATAAGCAAGTCCGCGAGGCAGTTCCAGAAGGCGATAAGGGCGGCTTGGGCTCCGCAATCGTCTCGCGTGACAACAAGACCGGCGACATCCTCGCGATGGCTCAGAACACGCGTTTCGGAACCAGCGAGAAGAACCCTGCCGCCTACACCGAATACAACTTCACCACTGACCGCTCCCACGGCGGCTCCGGTGGCTTCCAGGGTGGTTCTACCGCTAAGCCGTGGACTGCGATGGCCTGGATCGAAGCCGGTAAGAGCGTGAAATCCACCGTCAACGCGTCCCGCCGTGACTACAGTGGCACGTCGTGGGATGCCTCGTGCCTGCCGGGCAAGCGGTACAAGATCTTTGAAGAGTGGGACGTCGGTAACGCGATCGCGAACCAGCACAAGAACATGCCGATGAATAAGGGCCTCTACTGGTCCATCAACTCCGCGACCGTCGCTGAGGCCTACCAGTTGGACTTGTGCGACATCACCTCCGTCGCTGAGCGTATGGGCTTGCTCGAGGGCCAGGTCACAACGCAGGGTGAACCTGCTGACGCTAAATCACTGGCGTCCTCCGGCCCTTCGTTGGTTCTTGGCGCTCAGCCCGTGACACCTCTGGCCCAAGCACGCGGTTTCGGTGCCTTCGCTAACAAGGGCATGATCTGCAACAACCGTGTCTTCACCAAGATCAAGGGTGCTGACGGAACCAAGTACAAGGTTCCTGAGCCTGAGTGCAAGCGCGTCTTCGAAGAAAACGACGTCTCCACTCTCAACAGCATCCTCACTAAGATCGCCCGCGAACGCGTGGTCATGGGCCGGTTCAGCGCCCCTACCGGCGGTAAGACCGGTACTAACGACAACGCGACCTCAACCTGGTTTGCCGGCTACACCGAAGGCATGACGACTGTTGCCTGGATTGGCCGTAAGGACGGCACAACCCAGCTTGGTCTGAACAACGGCATCAAGCTGCGCGGTATCCCTGTTCGCAAGGGTGACTCGATGACGCACGCTGGCCCGATGTGGGCTAAGTACATGGCTCAGGTGTACCAGAACTACGATCACGGTCGGATCCCGAACGAGGTCAAGCAACCGCACGCCTCTTCCTCCGATGACTCTGATGAAGAGGTAGACAGCATGCCGGCTCCGTCCTCCCCGAGGCCGTCCCTAGGCTCAGCGCAGGGCGAGACGGCTTCGGTTGAGTCCTCCTCATCTTCAGACTCGACGCAGTCCTCGACGACGGCATCGTCGTCCGGCTCCTCTGCCCCTGCTTCCTCGCGCAGTGAGTCACGTGGTGCCTCACGCAGTGAGAGCTCGAACCCTCCTCGTAGGAACGAGCAACCGGCTAGGGAGAACAACAACGGCAACAGGGGTAATTCTGGCCAGGAGGACGACTGA
- a CDS encoding metallophosphoesterase, producing the protein MPRLKRCAVYASGAAVALSSVIAAKAAWNALDFQLEEHAVPVLEPGARPVRLLHISDIHMAPGQSAKAMWLRSLADLEPDLVINTGDNLARHNGEGPLIEALAPLLERPGAFVPGSHCYHTSRLKNPLSYLNKKRLTGEKIRYARKDELDWRRMHAAFEDAGWVNAANANGWIKLPAAKTSGGAGSEPHSGSGFRNAQEAASATRWVAVSGVDDPHIGLDQPTGWPEPTMEQTIGTVAFRLGLTHAPYRRVLNQLTTAGADLILAGHTHGGQLALPGFGAVVSNADIPAGRAAGLGVWIAGRKRTYLNVSQGIGASRFVPFRTGFKPAASLITLVAREV; encoded by the coding sequence GTGCCACGACTGAAACGTTGTGCCGTCTATGCCAGCGGCGCGGCGGTAGCTTTGAGCTCCGTCATCGCCGCGAAGGCCGCGTGGAATGCGCTGGATTTCCAACTCGAAGAGCACGCCGTGCCCGTTCTGGAACCGGGTGCCCGGCCGGTCCGTCTGCTACACATTTCGGATATCCACATGGCTCCCGGGCAAAGCGCGAAAGCTATGTGGTTGCGTTCCCTGGCTGACCTGGAACCGGACCTTGTGATCAACACGGGCGATAACCTCGCCCGCCACAACGGCGAGGGCCCGCTCATCGAGGCGCTCGCACCGCTGCTTGAGCGTCCCGGCGCGTTCGTTCCGGGTTCGCACTGCTACCACACCTCGCGGCTGAAGAATCCGCTCTCCTACCTCAACAAGAAGCGCCTAACGGGTGAAAAGATCCGTTATGCACGCAAGGACGAACTCGATTGGCGGCGGATGCATGCCGCATTCGAAGACGCCGGCTGGGTCAACGCCGCGAATGCGAATGGTTGGATCAAACTCCCCGCAGCGAAGACATCGGGTGGTGCGGGCTCTGAGCCGCACTCAGGGTCAGGATTTAGGAATGCTCAGGAGGCCGCGTCGGCTACGCGCTGGGTCGCGGTCTCCGGGGTTGATGACCCGCACATCGGGCTGGATCAGCCCACGGGCTGGCCGGAGCCGACCATGGAACAGACCATCGGGACGGTCGCGTTCCGTTTAGGGCTCACGCACGCCCCCTACCGGAGGGTTCTGAATCAGCTCACGACGGCGGGCGCTGACTTGATCTTGGCTGGCCACACCCACGGTGGTCAGCTTGCCCTACCGGGTTTCGGCGCCGTGGTTTCCAACGCTGATATTCCGGCGGGCCGCGCGGCTGGGCTGGGTGTGTGGATCGCAGGCCGCAAGCGCACCTATTTGAATGTTTCCCAAGGTATTGGGGCGAGCCGCTTTGTCCCGTTCCGCACCGGTTTCAAACCGGCCGCCTCCCTCATCACCCTGGTTGCCCGCGAGGTTTGA
- a CDS encoding phosphoribosylaminoimidazolesuccinocarboxamide synthase, with protein sequence MSETGTNHQAARGYTTNPIQLEGWKHTYSGKVRDLYVPEDPDITDRVLVVASDRISAYDHVLSTPITHKGEVLTQLSLWWFEQLTGVANHVLSTDVPEPVAHRAMICQQLDMYPIECIARGYLTGSGLAEYKQTQTVTGIELPEGLVDGSKLEPAIFTPSAKAEVGEHDENITFEQMAARVGREAAEELAELTLDVYTRAEKIARERGIILADTKVEFGQDPVTGRTVLGDEVLTPDSSRFWDAAEYQPGQSQPSFDKQFVRDWLTSEASGWDKASDTAPPALPDEIVEATSRRYVEAYERLTGREFTPLSEPYA encoded by the coding sequence GTGAGTGAGACGGGCACGAACCATCAAGCAGCGCGCGGGTACACGACCAATCCGATCCAACTGGAAGGCTGGAAGCACACCTATTCAGGTAAGGTGCGTGACCTCTACGTCCCGGAAGATCCAGACATCACCGACCGCGTCCTGGTGGTCGCCTCCGACCGCATCAGCGCATACGACCACGTGCTGAGCACGCCCATCACCCATAAAGGTGAGGTGCTGACCCAGCTGTCCCTATGGTGGTTCGAACAACTCACAGGCGTTGCCAACCACGTACTCTCCACGGACGTGCCGGAGCCTGTAGCGCATCGCGCCATGATCTGCCAGCAGCTGGATATGTACCCGATCGAGTGCATCGCCCGCGGCTACCTGACCGGCTCGGGGCTCGCTGAATACAAGCAGACCCAGACCGTGACCGGCATCGAGCTGCCCGAGGGCCTGGTTGACGGCTCCAAGCTGGAGCCAGCGATCTTCACCCCGAGCGCTAAAGCTGAGGTTGGGGAGCACGATGAGAACATCACGTTCGAGCAGATGGCTGCCCGAGTTGGCCGTGAGGCAGCCGAAGAGCTCGCCGAGCTAACCCTGGATGTTTATACGCGGGCCGAGAAGATCGCGCGCGAACGCGGCATCATCCTTGCCGACACCAAGGTCGAATTCGGTCAAGACCCCGTCACAGGCCGCACGGTTTTGGGCGACGAGGTTCTCACCCCAGACTCTTCACGTTTCTGGGACGCCGCGGAATATCAGCCGGGTCAGTCGCAACCGTCCTTCGATAAACAGTTCGTGCGCGATTGGCTGACTTCTGAAGCCTCCGGTTGGGACAAAGCCAGCGATACCGCCCCACCAGCGCTGCCAGACGAGATTGTTGAGGCGACCTCCCGGCGCTATGTCGAAGCGTACGAGCGCCTCACCGGCCGCGAATTCACCCCGCTGTCAGAGCCCTACGCGTAA